One window from the genome of Elephas maximus indicus isolate mEleMax1 chromosome 8, mEleMax1 primary haplotype, whole genome shotgun sequence encodes:
- the LOC126081811 gene encoding anionic trypsin-like produces the protein MNPLLILALVGTAVSLPTKDDDDKIVGGYTCKENSVPYQASLNSGYHFCGGSLINDQWVVSAAHCYKYRIQVRLGEYNIDVLEGNEQFISAAKTIRHPQYDSKTLDNDILLIKLSSSAVINSQVSPVALPSGCASAGTWCLISGWGNTLSSGVNYPELLQCLDAPLLSQADCEASYPGEITENMVCAGFLEGGKDSCQGDSGGPVVCNGELQGIVSWGYGCAQENLPGVYTKVCNYVNWIQDTIAAN, from the exons ATGAATCCACTCCTGATCCTTGCCCTGGTGGGCACTGCTG TCTCTCTCCCCACAAAAGACGATGATGACAAGATTGTCGGGGGCTACACCTGCAAGGAGAATTCCGTGCCCTACCAGGCATCCCTGAACTCGGGCTACCACTTCTGTGGCGGGTCCCTCATCAACGACCAGTGGGTGGTATCCGCAGCCCACTGCTACAAGTA CCGCATCCAAGTGAGGCTGGGTGAGTACAACATCGATGTCCTCGAGGGGAATGAGCAGTTCATTAGCGCAGCCAAGACCATCCGCCACCCTCAGTATGACAGCAAGACCCTGGACAATGACATCTTGCTGATCAAGCTGTCCTCAAGTGCTGTCATCAACTCGCAGGTGTCGCCAGTGGCCCTGCCCTCAGGCTGTGCGTCTGCTGGCACCTGGTGCCTCATCTCTGGCTGGGGCAACACCCTCAGCTCTGGGG TGAACTACCCTGAGCTGCTGCAGTGCCTGGATGCCCCACTGCTGAGCCAGGCCGATTGCGAGGCCTCCTACCCCGGTGAGATCACTGAGAACATGGTTTGCGCCGGCTTTCTGGAGGGAGGCAAGGACTCCTGCCAG GGTGACTCTGGCGGCCCCGTGGTCTGCAATGGAGAGCTGCAGGGCATCGTGTCCTGGGGCTATGGCTGTGCCCAGGAGAACCTGCCTGGTGTCTACACCAAGGTCTGCAACTACGTGAACTGGATCCAGGACACCATTGCTGCCAACTGA